Proteins encoded together in one Chryseobacterium sp. G0201 window:
- a CDS encoding CorA family divalent cation transporter: MPIDTIYRDSQCEWVDVEAPTAEDMKFLHERYEINNLLLEDTLDPNHLPKYEEDGNVKFFLFRESTELERKNLNTISDISTKIGIFIVDKTIITIHRMKTKSINETKKQLSASQTETTPQNVALMIALLLMKSFDDESVSLMETMDNIENEIFLKNTNHTNQIRRLYKLKRKSGLNSRVLTISTDAIDKFKLLGLQDSEVVDLKDKHKDVVADFDHLNIQITNLIGMFLALSDQKANQVMKVLAIYSVYFLPITFIAGVYGMNFDNMPELHTKHGYFYTLGLMALIVISTFIYARRKQW, encoded by the coding sequence ATGCCAATTGATACGATATACAGAGACTCCCAGTGCGAATGGGTAGATGTAGAAGCTCCCACAGCAGAAGATATGAAATTTCTTCATGAAAGATACGAGATCAACAATCTTCTTCTGGAAGATACTTTAGACCCTAATCACTTACCAAAATATGAAGAGGATGGAAACGTAAAATTTTTCCTTTTCCGTGAAAGCACCGAGCTGGAAAGAAAAAACCTCAACACCATCAGTGATATCAGCACCAAGATCGGGATCTTTATTGTGGATAAAACCATCATTACCATCCACAGGATGAAGACCAAAAGCATTAATGAAACGAAAAAACAGCTTTCCGCTTCACAGACAGAAACAACGCCGCAGAATGTTGCTTTAATGATCGCTTTATTGTTGATGAAAAGTTTCGATGATGAGTCTGTAAGCTTAATGGAAACAATGGATAATATTGAAAATGAGATTTTTCTTAAAAATACAAATCATACCAATCAGATTCGAAGATTATACAAACTGAAAAGAAAATCAGGATTAAATTCAAGAGTATTGACGATTTCCACAGATGCAATTGATAAATTTAAACTTTTGGGATTACAGGATTCTGAAGTCGTCGATTTAAAGGATAAACACAAAGACGTTGTGGCCGATTTTGATCATCTCAATATACAGATCACCAACTTAATCGGGATGTTTTTAGCACTTTCGGATCAAAAAGCGAATCAGGTGATGAAAGTTTTAGCCATTTATTCCGTTTATTTTTTACCCATCACTTTTATTGCAGGTGTTTATGGGATGAACTTCGATAACATGCCTGAACTGCATACAAAACACGGATATTTTTATACTTTAGGCCTAATGGCTTTAATTGTAATCTCTACCTTTATATATGCAAGAAGAAAACAATGGTAA
- a CDS encoding patatin-like phospholipase family protein codes for MKTEILNKILEENVLSREAKDKLTALHENISSKEFSDLLDAHGNQYVEFVQEGGGVWGSALVGYLYGLEIFGVRFLKIAGTSAGAINTMLIAACKTKEEAKSEVIKEILFNWDFSDFMDGKTYVKTTIHAMLNNKNFLKINAIIAAVIMIILITIPFALSSETTLNAKLLFLVPLIPIIIAFFCVKKFYNDFRKQNSGLNPGKAFLDQMTDVMNGFGIKTVAELNEKFIQKELELNLNYRYGNEQEYYAIALNSIEEIKVNNLEHIDKTRYKIFYESAVNNDYYKNNPFYLLKSEYIVITTDINAKIKVELPTMANLYWSEEEMKRISPAEFVRASMSVPFFFQPFQKMIDKSDDSVKYAWKFWMNTKPEDIYPSGVFIDGGSISNFPIDLFHSSDVFYPRMPLFGVQLTSDSDILSEKGKTSEQILKTPFSFAGNILSTLKGFNDKSFLTKHTFYHSFSIQTVNCGESSWLNFFMKREEKEDLFNRGFVAALDFLNQFDWEKYKCERMMLAMKEKKILKQEDTKTVG; via the coding sequence ATGAAAACCGAAATTCTTAACAAAATTCTTGAGGAAAATGTACTTTCCCGAGAAGCTAAAGACAAGCTTACAGCTTTGCATGAAAATATTTCGTCCAAAGAATTTTCTGATCTTCTGGATGCTCACGGAAATCAATATGTAGAATTTGTACAGGAAGGCGGCGGTGTTTGGGGAAGTGCATTGGTTGGTTATCTGTATGGTTTAGAAATCTTTGGGGTTCGCTTTCTGAAGATTGCAGGAACCAGCGCCGGAGCAATAAATACCATGTTGATTGCAGCGTGTAAAACTAAAGAAGAAGCTAAAAGTGAGGTCATCAAAGAAATACTTTTCAATTGGGATTTTTCAGATTTTATGGATGGGAAAACATATGTGAAAACTACCATTCATGCAATGCTGAACAACAAGAATTTCCTGAAAATAAATGCTATCATCGCAGCTGTAATCATGATTATTCTTATTACTATTCCGTTTGCGCTTTCTTCGGAAACTACGTTGAATGCAAAACTTCTTTTCCTTGTTCCGCTCATTCCGATTATCATTGCGTTTTTTTGTGTTAAAAAGTTTTATAATGATTTCAGAAAACAAAACAGCGGACTCAATCCCGGAAAAGCTTTTTTAGATCAAATGACCGATGTGATGAACGGATTCGGGATAAAAACCGTTGCCGAACTTAATGAAAAATTCATCCAAAAGGAACTTGAGCTTAACCTCAACTACCGTTACGGAAATGAACAGGAATATTATGCCATCGCATTAAACAGTATTGAAGAAATTAAGGTTAATAATTTAGAGCATATCGACAAGACACGCTACAAAATATTCTATGAAAGTGCTGTTAACAATGATTATTATAAAAACAATCCTTTCTATTTATTGAAATCAGAATACATTGTTATCACCACCGATATTAATGCTAAAATCAAGGTTGAACTTCCCACGATGGCCAATTTATACTGGTCTGAGGAGGAAATGAAACGTATCAGTCCGGCTGAGTTTGTACGTGCTTCGATGTCGGTTCCTTTCTTTTTTCAGCCTTTTCAAAAGATGATCGATAAGAGTGATGATTCTGTGAAATATGCGTGGAAATTCTGGATGAACACCAAGCCGGAAGACATCTACCCTTCCGGGGTTTTTATTGATGGCGGAAGTATTTCTAATTTCCCGATCGATCTTTTTCATTCGAGTGATGTCTTTTATCCGAGGATGCCTTTGTTTGGGGTACAGCTCACCAGCGACTCCGATATTCTGTCCGAAAAGGGAAAAACCAGCGAACAGATCCTGAAAACGCCTTTCTCATTTGCCGGAAATATCCTCAGCACTTTAAAAGGTTTCAATGATAAATCTTTCCTTACGAAACATACTTTCTACCATTCTTTCAGCATTCAAACCGTCAATTGCGGTGAAAGCAGCTGGCTGAATTTCTTTATGAAGAGAGAAGAAAAAGAAGACCTTTTCAACAGAGGTTTTGTGGCTGCTCTGGATTTCCTCAATCAATTCGACTGGGAAAAATACAAATGCGAAAGAATGATGCTTGCCATGAAGGAGAAAAAGATTTTGAAGCAGGAGGATACGAAAACGGTGGGGTAA
- a CDS encoding FAD-binding oxidoreductase has translation MKKRYFFILGVLMILIFISIPIIHVFKTKWGESENKTTIPNGYTNDASQLNLTKIDTLIKVLETKPEIEKQLRQILKYAKEKNLKISIAGAQHSMGGHSIYPNGILLNMIPYKQMELDSKNNILTIGSGALWEDAIKYLDKHGKSIAVMQAFSSFSVGGSMSVNGHGWQKDSPPISSSVVSFTLMKENGEVINCSRNENPELFKLVIGGYGLFGIILDVKLKVVDNLALQYKYIRLSSDNYVDYYKKFISDNPNVNLVFGRLKISNKRFLEDATINYFEKTDEKALLLPAQNAKNEETKRLVFRSTVNSEYGKRLRWDLETGMNRVTKNAVYSRNELLNDHVSLIENKDPNSTDLLQEYFIPERNFNQFILDIKPILKFSQIDLLNITIRAVNKDEDSYMNYAKENVFGFVFLFNQKKTDQQEHKMKVLTNKLVDEALKNEGTFYLPYRLHIDRVKMRKVYPQTDSFFQLKKKYDPKEIFENKFYLHYK, from the coding sequence ATGAAGAAAAGATATTTTTTTATTCTGGGAGTTTTAATGATTTTAATTTTCATTTCAATTCCTATTATTCATGTTTTCAAAACTAAATGGGGAGAATCTGAAAATAAAACTACTATTCCAAATGGTTATACTAATGATGCAAGCCAGTTAAATTTAACCAAAATAGATACTTTAATAAAAGTTCTTGAAACTAAACCTGAAATAGAAAAACAGCTTCGCCAAATATTAAAATATGCAAAGGAAAAGAATTTAAAAATTTCAATTGCAGGCGCACAACACAGTATGGGAGGACATTCTATTTATCCGAACGGAATTCTCCTCAATATGATCCCTTACAAGCAAATGGAACTTGATTCAAAAAATAATATTCTTACTATCGGATCAGGTGCGCTTTGGGAAGACGCAATTAAATATCTGGACAAGCATGGAAAATCAATTGCCGTAATGCAGGCTTTTAGTTCATTTTCAGTAGGCGGTTCTATGAGTGTTAATGGTCATGGCTGGCAAAAAGATTCACCACCAATTTCTTCAAGTGTAGTATCATTTACTTTAATGAAAGAGAATGGAGAAGTGATTAATTGCAGTAGAAATGAAAATCCTGAACTTTTCAAATTAGTTATTGGTGGATATGGGCTTTTCGGAATCATTCTCGATGTCAAGTTAAAAGTAGTTGATAATCTTGCTTTACAATATAAATACATTCGTTTAAGTTCAGACAATTATGTTGATTATTATAAAAAATTCATTTCAGATAATCCGAATGTGAACTTAGTTTTTGGCAGATTAAAAATATCCAATAAACGTTTTCTGGAAGATGCAACAATTAATTATTTTGAAAAAACAGATGAAAAAGCATTATTACTTCCTGCTCAAAATGCAAAAAACGAAGAAACAAAACGTTTAGTATTCAGAAGTACCGTAAACAGTGAGTATGGAAAAAGACTTCGATGGGATTTGGAAACAGGAATGAACAGAGTTACAAAAAATGCTGTTTATTCGAGAAATGAATTACTGAACGACCATGTTTCCCTAATAGAAAACAAAGATCCAAATTCAACAGATTTACTGCAGGAATATTTTATTCCGGAACGAAATTTCAATCAATTTATATTAGATATAAAGCCTATTTTAAAATTTTCTCAAATTGACTTACTCAATATTACCATTCGGGCGGTAAATAAAGATGAAGACAGCTATATGAATTATGCAAAGGAAAATGTTTTTGGTTTTGTTTTTCTGTTTAATCAAAAGAAAACAGATCAGCAGGAACACAAAATGAAAGTTCTTACCAACAAATTAGTAGACGAAGCTCTAAAAAATGAAGGAACATTTTATCTACCTTATCGACTTCACATAGACCGAGTTAAAATGAGAAAAGTGTATCCACAAACAGATTCATTTTTTCAACTCAAAAAGAAATATGATCCTAAAGAGATCTTTGAGAATAAATTTTATCTACATTATAAATAA
- a CDS encoding DUF2199 domain-containing protein → MTKYICQCCGEEKEDWPAIAYSAPYPYFQLSEEELKNSELTSDLCIIKYSDETCYFVRAVLVQEVNDNCQDLEYGIWVSLSEKSFNEYVENYDNEDFEGGYFGWLSNYLPDYDFQKSIPTDVFVNNKVGRPFVYPHESFEHPFVNDFYSGISKEEAERRIDIVLNRN, encoded by the coding sequence ATGACAAAATACATCTGCCAATGCTGCGGCGAAGAAAAAGAAGATTGGCCTGCAATAGCCTATTCCGCTCCATACCCATATTTTCAATTGTCTGAAGAAGAATTGAAGAATTCTGAATTGACCTCAGATTTATGCATCATAAAATATTCTGATGAAACGTGCTACTTTGTGCGAGCAGTTCTCGTACAGGAAGTCAATGACAATTGCCAAGATCTTGAATATGGAATTTGGGTTTCATTAAGTGAGAAAAGCTTTAATGAATACGTTGAGAATTATGACAATGAAGATTTTGAAGGAGGATATTTCGGATGGCTCTCAAATTACCTTCCAGACTATGATTTTCAAAAAAGTATTCCTACCGACGTATTTGTCAACAATAAAGTAGGACGCCCTTTTGTTTATCCTCATGAAAGCTTTGAGCATCCTTTTGTTAATGATTTTTATAGTGGAATTTCAAAAGAGGAAGCGGAAAGGAGAATTGATATTGTTTTAAATAGAAATTAA
- a CDS encoding DNA-3-methyladenine glycosylase I, which produces MSYCSAIAGMQPESRKELHKNYHDNHYGFPIHDDNELFGRLIMEINQAGLSWETILKKEESFRKAYDNFNIQKVAAYTEEDRERLLADPGIIRNKLKVNAAIENAKTIIGLQKEFGSFEKWLEYHHPKTLQEWMKIFKKTFKFTGGEIVNEFLMSIGFLKGCHDESCPVFQDVLKHDPMWNKI; this is translated from the coding sequence ATGAGTTATTGTTCAGCGATAGCAGGAATGCAGCCCGAAAGCCGAAAAGAGCTTCACAAAAATTACCACGATAATCATTACGGATTTCCGATTCATGATGATAATGAATTGTTCGGAAGATTAATCATGGAAATTAATCAGGCTGGACTAAGTTGGGAAACGATTTTGAAGAAAGAAGAAAGTTTCAGAAAAGCTTATGACAATTTTAATATTCAAAAAGTGGCGGCTTACACAGAAGAAGACCGTGAAAGACTTTTGGCTGATCCCGGAATTATCAGAAATAAATTAAAAGTAAACGCCGCAATCGAAAACGCCAAAACCATCATCGGACTGCAAAAAGAATTTGGGTCATTCGAAAAATGGCTCGAGTATCATCATCCAAAAACATTACAGGAATGGATGAAAATATTCAAAAAGACATTCAAGTTTACTGGCGGAGAAATTGTCAACGAATTTCTGATGAGCATTGGATTTTTAAAGGGATGTCATGACGAAAGCTGTCCTGTATTTCAGGATGTTCTGAAGCATGATCCGATGTGGAATAAGATATAA
- a CDS encoding MazG-like protein has translation MNHNNLDKIIQRSLEIREKYHQLEIQQNGKEWTLEQDALAYLTDAGLVGRNVMSHEKTWTKANSREALEHKLGENIWWLIILADRTGIDIKEALKKFLTKTENILK, from the coding sequence ATGAATCATAATAATTTAGATAAAATCATACAACGCTCTTTAGAAATAAGAGAAAAATATCATCAGCTGGAAATTCAGCAAAATGGGAAAGAATGGACTTTAGAACAAGACGCTTTAGCTTATCTTACGGATGCAGGATTGGTGGGACGAAATGTAATGTCACATGAAAAAACATGGACAAAAGCAAACTCCAGAGAAGCACTTGAACATAAATTAGGCGAAAATATCTGGTGGCTGATTATCTTAGCAGACCGAACCGGAATTGATATCAAAGAGGCCTTGAAAAAATTTTTAACAAAAACAGAAAATATATTAAAATGA
- a CDS encoding helix-turn-helix domain-containing protein, which translates to MKTSQSPVHFRSLSALHEAMGISAPLHPLISIIDYGKTRFDPKTFENGTKSDFYKISFKTKFNGKIRYGQGYYDFENGGMSFVSPGQILRMDNEEADYSGMSLHIHPDFIRPYSLLKKIKDYTFFSYSAAEALYLSEKEKKTIYDIFENIQNELNERIDQFSQDVIISQIELLLTYSNRFYNRQFITRKSVNNDLLSKMEDLLNDFFDKEKGIKGLPTVEYVASQLNLTPRYLSDMLRHHTGQNAQQHIHDKLIEKAKEYLSESQFSVSETAYQLGFEHPQSFSKLFKKKTEITPNEYKQSLQKFNNES; encoded by the coding sequence ATGAAAACCAGCCAGTCACCAGTTCACTTTCGATCTTTGTCGGCTTTACATGAAGCAATGGGCATTTCGGCGCCGTTGCATCCTTTGATCAGTATTATTGATTACGGAAAAACACGTTTTGATCCTAAAACTTTTGAAAATGGAACAAAATCGGATTTTTATAAAATTTCATTTAAAACAAAATTCAACGGTAAAATTCGGTACGGGCAGGGATATTATGATTTCGAAAATGGCGGAATGTCTTTCGTATCACCCGGTCAGATCCTCAGAATGGATAATGAAGAAGCCGATTACAGCGGAATGTCTTTACATATTCATCCCGATTTTATCAGACCTTATTCTTTACTGAAGAAAATAAAAGACTATACTTTTTTTTCCTATTCTGCTGCGGAAGCTTTGTATCTTTCTGAAAAAGAAAAGAAAACGATTTATGATATTTTTGAAAATATTCAGAATGAATTGAATGAAAGGATCGACCAATTCAGTCAGGATGTTATCATTTCTCAGATAGAACTATTACTGACGTACAGCAATCGTTTTTACAACCGGCAATTTATCACCAGAAAATCTGTCAATAATGATTTGTTGTCTAAAATGGAAGATCTTCTGAATGATTTTTTCGATAAAGAAAAAGGAATAAAAGGTCTTCCGACTGTAGAATATGTAGCGTCACAACTCAACCTTACACCAAGATATTTAAGTGATATGCTTCGCCATCATACAGGACAGAATGCGCAACAGCATATTCATGATAAATTGATCGAAAAAGCCAAAGAATACCTTTCAGAATCTCAATTTTCAGTTTCTGAAACGGCTTATCAGCTTGGTTTTGAGCATCCACAGTCTTTCAGTAAATTATTTAAAAAGAAAACAGAAATTACTCCCAACGAATACAAACAATCTCTTCAAAAATTTAATAATGAATCATAA